The DNA sequence ATTAACGCTACATGTGcttaaaagaattttatcaaaaaaataaaagtagaaattaatatgatatttcttttctccattttttatgAGAAAGAAAGGTAAACCAACAAATTTAGTAAACTTTccacaaataataattaattgttgttgtatttCTCGGTCATCGAACAAGAGATCCGAAAGCTAAATCAAACGAAGCAATTTAATTAGGGACTCCTTCTCGAGTCTTGACCTTTTCCAATGAAAGTACATTCTCCACACGCACATgacatttatttttcctttgataattaattacaaCATTAGGCGTGTTTTTCTAATTCTCAAAGCGCCTTGGCAGTGATCTCTCAATTCAATACCAAAACTACATGCATAAGCTTCAAGAAAgctaaattgaaaaatattaaatatcttgtaagatctttattttaattatttcaaaaatattttatataaagtattaaataagaaaatacaaattttatcaaagaaaaaagaaaagataaatttataattttaaaaatatataagatatttttttcataaataagaggattaataaaaaaaagttgtgatgaaatatttacaattattaatttaaatttatgaattctAATAATTCTTTCTCTGGATCTTATGCTAACCAGCGTGTCTTTTGGTGGGTTGGACGagttgaaaggaaaattctaaACAAAAAGGATTTTTAAAACCCTATTCAACATTTAATGAGAGAGAGAATAGAAGTATGCTAAGTAATATCATCTCATAAAAAGAGAAAGTTACAAAAAAACAAAGTATTGatcaaatgtttaaaaaattgattgttaaaaaatcattattcaattaaaaaaaaaaaacttacccaACCACGACTACACTTTAATTTTAGGGaatgtgagaaaaaaaagagataaagaggaaaataattaattaatatttacaaatgCTATGATACCaagtaaagaaagaaataaaaataaaatatactcttCTTGTCACTAATTATAAGgttctttaaattaatttatgctaagaaaaatagttaatttagttaatcatattatatttattaattatttgtactatcattttaaaattatatttttttatttacttaattattttttattaatgtttgaaaataaaattattaagtaaagatatgtagaaaaaaataattaatatatctaaaaattaaaaaatatcttacaaaaatggataaataaatatttaataagaattttataattagagaccaaagaaggaaaaaatgagataaaagaaaaactaaatatataaatataatatctggtgttaaaatttgaaattgatgaAAACAGAGGACTCTACACACCTCTGACCTCCCCATAGTTCATATAATCCATACCCTATTCTCTCTTACCCTTTGAATTGATGCCTTTTTTTTGTCCCCCAGCTGTCAAAAATTCATCCCCATTATAATATATGTGCAATATATTAAACAAATACGAAGAGCATTAAATCTGCATGCCCCACCCCTCACCTTCACCCCATGTATTCGGATAGATATCAAAGGGGTTGCAATCTGATTCTTTTCCCACAACTATCACACCAAAACACAGTCATAAACGTGGTTTGACTCTCctacattttaaaattacaattcaaaAAGAAATCTTGCAAGCCTTTCCACACTACAAATACCCCCCCATCTAATATTGAGCTAGCTATACTCTACACATTTaattctctctccctctctcttttcTAAGTCACAAAATATTGTCTTAGTTTTCATTTGAAGCTCAAACATTAACACCATGGCAGATGTTCTGAGTGAAGAACAGATTAGTGAGATCAAAGAAGCCTTTGGCTTGTTTGACAAAGATGGAGATGGTGAGCAAGCTTTCCCCTTAATTTAAGCACTACCTatgatttttctccttttcatgtttaattgaaattaatccTTCTCTTTTGTGGTTGTGCCAATGTCCCTCATGCTTCATCATTCACTTAAGAAAAGATAACTATTCATTTACCAAATTCATATATTACATTTTCTacaacattattttcttttttttcgtccttcacatcaatattttatttcatttttacggataaaaaaatcttttttcattctctcttttctatttatttctgTATTTCTTGTACAACTTCTTTTGTATATTTCTGTtcaaatgcaattttccatttcagaaatataataatgattataaattatatttgatatgttattacACACATAATGGCTATGTTATTAGGTATAATTTGTCTGTATGACCAATAGGGTGCATTACTGTGGAAGAATTGGCCACGGTTATCCGGTCATTGGATCAGAACCCCACAGAAGAAGAGCTCCAAGACATGATAAACGAGGTAGATGCAGATGGTAATGGAACCATTGAATTTGTTGAGTTTTTGAACTTAATGGCCAAGAAAATGAAGGTAAGTTATGCTCTTAATTAATTTCTCTCATTATatacattatatatttatttactaaatttCCAAAGCATTAATATTGCATTTTTGCAAAGATTAATATCCTTCTCATTATACAACAGCCAGAGACTAAGTTCAgttctgttctctttcttgtTTAGGAAACTGATGAAGAGGAAGATCTCAAAGAGGCTTTCAAGGTGTTTGACAAGGATCAAAATGGCTACATTTCAGCAAGTGAGGTATGTTATATAAACTTTTAATTCTTTCTATTCACTTTctattgtatttttctttctctgatGGCAATGACCAATCAAAGTATTAATGATTTCTGACAAAGTAAGGTTTCTTCAAACTTGAACAAAAAGCAAGTAGGGTCAAGATGTTGCAAAGTGCAAAGTAGATTACAACTCTTGAATCTTcccttttgtattatttttaatattttttctataaatggtGCGTTCACTTTTCTGGCTACGTGTAATAGAGGCTGCAcatgcaatttttttcttataaaatttctACTTCAACTTTCAACCGGTCTTAGTCAAATTTCTTCCTTGAATTATTGATATGTATGTGTTGTCGCCTTTTTATTTGGAATTAATTTATACAACATGACTTCTTTGTTTTAGGATTGAGATAATTCATATAGTTGAAATTTAACCATATATTAGCACTTTTTTCTTATATGCATGACTGAATGAATAACagaataattaatgattaaatgGATTAAAGAGtatttaatatgtataaaatgtttatatatttagtttaaagtATAACCttatttaatatgaaatattgTCAAAGTGATTTTAAATAAGTTAGAAGTGTAGTATTCTTTTTAAAGATCAAATCTAGATATTCTAAATAAAGattatatgaaaaagaaaattgaaatttataaaatattaatattttttttttaaaaaaaacatcaataattctagaacaaaaagtaataaaaatatattaaactatCTATGCATCGTTTTAATAATACAACCTTTGCCataattgtatataaaaaatggaATGAAATTGTATGGTGAGAGGAGAGGATATCATGTACATAAATTCATATATGTCAAAGAAAAAGGTAcattaatttcacatgcacaTTCAGGACAGTACTTTGTACCTTTCCGCATCCTATGACTAATAGctgtttggttttaaaaaaatgtcttggGGTTTGACATTTGAAAATAAGAGGAAGAGAATCTTGCTTTTCAGTTTAATTTTCACTCTCTCTTAATTTATtagtattaactttttttatagtaCTAACTAATAACTACATATATGCTAAAAAACATGCACATGTGcctaaatattaaaatctttcCGTGTTATGCAGTTGAGACACGTTATGATCAATCTGGGTGAAAAACTAACTGATGAGGAGGTGGAGCAGATGATTGAAGAAGCAGATTTGGATGGTGATGGTCAAGTTAATTATGATGAATTTGTCAAGATGATGATGACTATTGGATGAAATTTTCAAACAACAAATTTATTGTTCGAATTCGATCATTTGGGCCCCAATCTCATTCACTCGCATGAAATAATAAGTCTTCCAATCAATTTTTGGTGTATTTTACTTGTAGCACATGATATGAATGACCAATGTATTAGAGTGACATCTCAGCCAATTTGATTTGTTCAAACTCCAACCCATAATTATTCTTTCAGTTTTAGTTTAGCATtccttatgttttaaaattaattagaggGAATTTATTCAAGAACTTCTGAAATTAGactcttttttgaaagattaatgTATGCTACAATTTATTCTTTCTCTTGTGAACATGGTATTgctacaatttatttatatcattcagaaaaataaaaaacagcaCAAGAATTAAACAAAAGAGACTTCTATTGCGTCCAGAAGAAGATCCTCTCATATAACAGTTTTGTCGTGGCCTCGAGAGCCTGTTCAATAGAATACCCAAGGAAACCTACGTATAGGCTTAGAGAATACCAAGTGTAGGAATTTTGAGGAGattttaagaaagaaagaatatgaCAATTGATGCTTGTGTTAGTGAAAATCTTATAAGTGTAAAGATTGAATATAATCGAAGATTGTGAtgaatcaatataaattttgtgtatattttattctttttattattttttatttgttattcctacctttttattttgagaaatttggtgttaaaaatattatatatatctttaatGTAAAatctttacaaattaattttctcaAACTATATTCAAAGTTTAGAAATTATTCACAtgcataaaagataaaaacaaattcttcCTATCCCGAgggtaaaaatttatattacccATAAcgctatatttattaaaaatatcattagt is a window from the Glycine max cultivar Williams 82 chromosome 2, Glycine_max_v4.0, whole genome shotgun sequence genome containing:
- the SCAM-5 gene encoding calmodulin (The RefSeq protein has 4 substitutions compared to this genomic sequence) encodes the protein MADVLSEEQISEIKEAFGLFDKDGDGCITVDEFVTVIRSLVQNPTEEELQDMINEVDADGNGTIEFVEFLNLMAKKMKETDEEEDLKEAFKVFDKDQNGYISASELRHVMINLGEKLTDEEVEQMIEEADLDGDGQVNYDEFVKMMMTIG